Proteins encoded together in one Lysinibacillus sp. FSL K6-0232 window:
- a CDS encoding YybS family protein, with product MPNNQTKALVQGSMMVAIFTILMLISAYVPFIFIVALLFAPLPIAWYSANYKRSASILVAVVGCILTTITSGITMLPFAFMLGLVGIVMGSAIYQKKSKLYLFLSTGIANLISMAIIYMAYVKIAGIDFISMSLEMVRENYEQSNEFAKNVTGQVAITPEQLEAMFNTIELTMPATITISAFFVAFLIITLNLPALKRLGVDVPKFAPFQNMRLPRSILWYYMIILCINLFMRPEAGSTLDIIVLNVSYVLWMLLILQGISFIHYFIAKKGMPNGVKWVATLLAIPLSSFIILLGIIDLGFDVRSLVKGKTKE from the coding sequence ATGCCGAATAATCAAACAAAAGCGCTTGTACAAGGCTCAATGATGGTTGCAATTTTTACAATTTTAATGCTTATTTCTGCATATGTACCATTTATCTTTATAGTAGCTTTATTGTTTGCTCCACTACCAATTGCTTGGTATAGCGCAAATTACAAGCGTTCCGCATCAATACTTGTAGCAGTAGTAGGCTGTATTTTAACAACGATTACAAGTGGCATTACGATGTTGCCATTTGCCTTTATGTTAGGGCTAGTAGGTATTGTAATGGGGAGCGCAATTTATCAAAAGAAAAGTAAGCTTTATTTATTTTTATCAACAGGAATCGCTAATTTAATTTCTATGGCAATTATTTATATGGCATATGTCAAAATTGCCGGTATTGATTTTATTAGCATGAGCTTAGAGATGGTTCGTGAAAATTACGAGCAATCGAATGAATTTGCTAAAAATGTTACAGGTCAAGTAGCTATTACACCTGAACAATTAGAAGCCATGTTTAATACAATTGAATTAACAATGCCAGCAACAATTACAATTTCAGCATTTTTTGTGGCGTTTCTTATTATAACGTTAAATTTACCAGCTTTAAAACGACTTGGTGTAGACGTTCCAAAATTTGCTCCATTTCAAAATATGCGATTACCACGCTCTATTTTATGGTATTACATGATTATTTTATGTATTAATTTATTTATGCGCCCAGAGGCTGGCTCTACACTAGATATTATTGTCTTAAACGTTTCTTATGTTTTATGGATGTTGCTTATTTTACAGGGGATATCTTTTATCCATTACTTTATTGCTAAAAAGGGCATGCCGAATGGGGTTAAATGGGTGGCTACCTTATTAGCTATTCCGCTATCCTCCTTTATTATCTTATTAGGTATTATTGACTTAGGCTTTGACGTACGTTCACTTGTAAAGGGGAAGACTAAAGAATAA
- the ssb gene encoding single-stranded DNA-binding protein produces the protein MINRVVLVGRLTKDPELRYTPNGIASTRFTVAVNRTFSNQQGEREADFISCVAWRKQAESLANFMRKGSLIGVEGRIQTGSYEGQDGKRVYTTDVVADSVQFLEPRNSGGAPAPQYGAGQTYGNNQSPYGGGQPQQQFGGAMPGQGSYGGDTYQQNQPPMNQQNYTRVDEDPFANSKGPIEVSEDDLPF, from the coding sequence ATGATAAACCGTGTCGTATTAGTTGGAAGACTAACAAAAGACCCTGAGCTACGTTATACACCAAATGGAATTGCGTCTACAAGATTTACAGTTGCTGTCAATCGTACATTCTCAAACCAACAGGGTGAGCGTGAAGCTGATTTCATTAGTTGTGTTGCATGGCGAAAACAGGCTGAAAGCCTAGCGAACTTTATGCGAAAAGGAAGTTTGATTGGAGTTGAAGGTCGTATCCAAACAGGCAGCTATGAAGGACAGGACGGTAAACGAGTATACACAACAGATGTTGTAGCGGATAGCGTACAGTTTTTAGAACCCCGCAATAGTGGTGGTGCGCCTGCTCCTCAATACGGTGCTGGACAAACTTACGGTAATAACCAATCACCATACGGTGGTGGTCAACCACAACAACAATTTGGTGGTGCTATGCCAGGACAAGGTTCTTATGGCGGCGATACGTATCAACAAAATCAACCACCAATGAATCAGCAAAATTATACACGTGTAGATGAGGACCCATTTGCGAATAGCAAAGGGCCAATCGAAGTATCTGAGGATGATCTTCCATTCTAA
- the rpsF gene encoding 30S ribosomal protein S6, translating to MRKYELMYIVRPNIEDEAKKALVERFNEILTSNGAEVIEAKEWGKRRLAYEIQDFREGYYQIVKVNAPSEAINEYTRLANISEDIIRHIAVREEA from the coding sequence ATGAGAAAATATGAATTAATGTACATCGTACGTCCAAACATTGAAGACGAAGCGAAGAAAGCTTTAGTTGAACGTTTCAACGAAATCTTAACTTCTAACGGTGCAGAAGTCATCGAAGCGAAAGAGTGGGGCAAACGTCGCCTAGCTTATGAAATTCAAGACTTCCGCGAAGGTTACTACCAAATCGTAAAAGTAAACGCTCCTTCAGAAGCAATTAACGAGTATACACGTCTTGCTAACATCAGCGAAGACATCATTCGCCACATTGCAGTTCGTGAAGAAGCTTAA
- the rpsR gene encoding 30S ribosomal protein S18 encodes MAPRRGGRKRRKVCYFTANNITHIDYKDVDLLKKFISERGKILPRRVTGTSAKYQRKLTSAIKVSRIMGLLPFVAEDK; translated from the coding sequence ATGGCACCACGTCGCGGAGGCCGCAAACGCCGTAAAGTTTGCTACTTCACTGCTAATAACATTACGCATATCGACTATAAAGATGTGGATTTATTAAAAAAATTCATCTCTGAGCGCGGTAAAATTTTACCACGTCGCGTAACTGGCACTAGCGCTAAGTACCAACGTAAATTAACTTCAGCTATTAAAGTATCTCGTATCATGGGATTACTTCCATTCGTAGCAGAAGATAAATAA